The DNA sequence CGCGTTCTCCCAGAGCTTCACGATGGCCGGGTAGCGCCCGCCCCACTCTTGTGTGAACTCCGCGAACCGCTCCCGAGCGGCGGCCTCCGTGGGCGCGGTGTAGACCGGCTTGAGCGCCTTGACGATGCCGTCGCGGTGTTGCCGGCCGGCGTAGCGGAACGAGTTGCGGATCAGGTGCACGACGCACTGCTGGACGATCGTGCGCTCCCACACGGTGGTGATCGCGTCGGGCAGGCCCTTGAGCCCGTCGCACACAGCGATCAGGACGTCGTCCACGCCGCGGTTCTTGATCTCGGTGAGGACCTGGAGCCAGAACCGTGCCCCTTCGGCGCCGTCACCGGCCCAGATCCCCAGGATGTCCCGCTCACCGTCCGTGGTGACGCCCATGACGACGTAGAAGGAGGTGTTACGCACCTGCCCGTCACGGACCTTGACGACGATCGCGTCGACGAAGATCACCGGGAAGACGCGGTCGAGCGGCCGGTTGGCCCACTCGGCCATCTCCCCAGACACCTTCTCCGCGATGCGGCCGATGGTGTCCTGGGAGACCTTCGCGCCGTACACATCGTCGAAATGCGCGGCGATCTCTCCGGTCGTCAGCCCACGCGCGGACAAAGACAAGACGAGCGCGTCGATACCGTCCAAACGGCGCTTGCGCTTGGGCACGACGACCGGCTCGAATGTGCCCTCCCGGTCCCGCGGGACCTCGATCTCGACCGGGCCGATCTCCGTGAGCACGGTCTTGGCGCGGGTGCCGTTGCGCATGTTCGTCCCCGCCGGGACGCCGCCGTGCTCGTGACCGAGGTGCTCGGTCATCTCGGCCTCCAACGCCGTCTGAAGCACCTGCCTGGTCAGCGAGGCGAGCAGCCCGCCGGGCCCAACCAGAGAGACTCCCTGGGACTTGGCCTGCGCGAGCAAC is a window from the Xylanimonas ulmi genome containing:
- a CDS encoding IS256 family transposase, which codes for MIDQVTGEIIDERELAQQLLAQAKSQGVSLVGPGGLLASLTRQVLQTALEAEMTEHLGHEHGGVPAGTNMRNGTRAKTVLTEIGPVEIEVPRDREGTFEPVVVPKRKRRLDGIDALVLSLSARGLTTGEIAAHFDDVYGAKVSQDTIGRIAEKVSGEMAEWANRPLDRVFPVIFVDAIVVKVRDGQVRNTSFYVVMGVTTDGERDILGIWAGDGAEGARFWLQVLTEIKNRGVDDVLIAVCDGLKGLPDAITTVWERTIVQQCVVHLIRNSFRYAGRQHRDGIVKALKPVYTAPTEAAARERFAEFTQEWGGRYPAIVKLWENAWAEFVPFLAYDVEIRRVICTTNAIESINARYRRAVRARGHFPNEASALRCLYLVTRSLDPTGGGRARWMIRWKPALNAFAITFAGRLEPANN